The following are from one region of the Melaminivora suipulveris genome:
- the gspD gene encoding type II secretion system secretin GspD codes for MAPNYEPRILRGNDQVVAPPKAVPPVQGPSASFNFEEAPIAEVVRTVLGDVLKADYVLHPPLNGSVTLVTKNPMPADQAVFLLESALQANGLALMRDARGVYHVGRPDALRAIGGSVRMANSGAALPPGYGTVVIPLQYIGANEMANILRPMAQPEAIVRVDALRNLLVMAGTRTQAEGWMEIINMFDVDLLKGMSVGVFPLKYVSTKEVEAALRLVSGGLSGEGAPAAPQPAGRPGAPQAAAGSAAAQAQAQAVAALGPNNPLFGALRVMPIERLNSVLVVTPRAAYLEEARRWIEKLDQPGDGGAEAQLFIYNVQNVNARHLATVLSGIFGGLSGPGGPVANTGVAPGLPTATGFSGGGYPVGAGAVGLLGGAPGYGGGYGAGFGGGAFGSGFGGTFGNRGGVLQPSVSGVFGRPQQAGGLAGTAQPPAGATLGSIRVMADDLTNSVLVWSTRAEYERIEATLKRLDVRPTQVLIEASIVEVTLNDDLRYGLQWAFSDSRTTTNYTGTGVLSNSGVPGTLAIPLGGFSYTLRNSLGNVRAVLSALSTKTSVKVVASPSLMVLDNHLASIAVGTQTPIQSGTTSNLEGTVTTTNIQYKDTGVNLMVTPSVNAGNIVTMQIDQAVTDVGAQDDVTKQRSFLQRQLSSKVAVRSGESIVMGGLIQERGTTGKTGVPILHTIPLVGNLFGTTATDGARTELLVVITPRVVRSDIDIREVSEDLRDRLRGLHGMDLPAWTDVPAQGLPQVSQPLAPQ; via the coding sequence GTGGCGCCGAACTACGAGCCGCGCATCCTGCGCGGCAACGACCAAGTGGTCGCCCCGCCCAAGGCCGTTCCCCCGGTCCAGGGCCCTTCGGCCTCGTTCAACTTCGAGGAGGCGCCGATCGCCGAGGTGGTGCGCACTGTCCTGGGCGACGTTCTCAAGGCGGACTATGTGCTGCACCCACCCCTGAATGGCTCGGTCACGCTGGTCACGAAGAATCCCATGCCGGCCGACCAGGCGGTCTTCCTGCTGGAGAGCGCGTTGCAGGCCAATGGCCTGGCGCTGATGCGCGATGCCCGCGGTGTCTATCACGTCGGCCGCCCTGACGCCTTGCGCGCCATCGGCGGCTCGGTGCGGATGGCCAACTCGGGCGCGGCCCTGCCCCCGGGCTATGGCACTGTCGTGATCCCGCTGCAGTACATCGGCGCCAACGAGATGGCCAACATCCTGCGCCCCATGGCACAGCCCGAAGCGATCGTGCGTGTGGACGCGCTGCGCAACCTGCTGGTCATGGCCGGCACGCGCACCCAGGCCGAAGGGTGGATGGAAATCATCAACATGTTCGACGTCGATCTGCTCAAGGGCATGTCGGTCGGCGTCTTTCCGCTGAAGTACGTTTCGACCAAGGAAGTGGAGGCCGCGCTACGACTGGTCAGTGGCGGGCTTTCGGGCGAGGGCGCTCCCGCAGCGCCACAGCCCGCAGGGCGGCCGGGTGCACCGCAGGCCGCAGCGGGGAGCGCCGCGGCACAGGCGCAAGCCCAGGCCGTCGCAGCGCTCGGGCCCAACAACCCCTTGTTCGGGGCATTGCGCGTGATGCCCATCGAGCGGCTCAACAGCGTCCTGGTGGTCACTCCGCGCGCAGCCTATCTGGAAGAGGCGCGCCGCTGGATCGAGAAGCTCGATCAGCCTGGCGACGGGGGCGCCGAGGCCCAGCTGTTCATCTACAACGTCCAGAACGTCAACGCCCGCCACCTGGCCACCGTGCTCAGCGGGATTTTCGGTGGCCTTTCTGGCCCGGGCGGGCCGGTGGCCAATACCGGTGTCGCTCCGGGCCTGCCCACGGCTACGGGCTTCTCGGGCGGCGGCTATCCCGTTGGCGCTGGCGCCGTCGGGTTGCTGGGTGGTGCGCCAGGATATGGCGGGGGGTACGGCGCTGGCTTCGGGGGTGGGGCATTCGGCAGCGGCTTTGGCGGCACCTTCGGCAATCGCGGCGGCGTGCTGCAGCCCAGCGTCAGCGGCGTTTTCGGTCGGCCGCAGCAGGCTGGCGGCCTGGCCGGCACGGCACAGCCGCCAGCGGGTGCGACGCTTGGCTCAATCCGCGTGATGGCCGACGATCTGACCAACTCGGTGCTGGTGTGGAGCACGCGCGCCGAATACGAGCGCATCGAAGCCACGCTCAAGCGCCTGGACGTGCGCCCCACCCAGGTGCTGATCGAGGCCAGCATCGTCGAGGTCACCCTCAACGACGACTTGCGCTACGGCTTGCAGTGGGCCTTCAGCGACAGCCGCACCACCACCAACTACACCGGCACTGGCGTGCTCAGCAACAGCGGTGTGCCGGGCACCTTGGCCATCCCGCTTGGGGGCTTTTCATACACTCTGCGCAACAGCTTGGGCAACGTGCGCGCCGTGTTGAGCGCGCTGTCCACGAAGACCTCGGTCAAGGTGGTCGCAAGTCCTTCGTTGATGGTCCTGGACAACCACCTCGCCTCAATCGCCGTCGGCACGCAGACGCCCATTCAGTCAGGCACGACGAGCAATCTCGAGGGTACTGTCACCACCACCAACATTCAATACAAGGACACGGGTGTGAACCTGATGGTCACGCCGTCCGTCAACGCTGGAAACATCGTGACCATGCAGATCGATCAAGCCGTCACCGATGTCGGCGCGCAGGATGATGTGACCAAGCAGCGTTCGTTCCTGCAGCGGCAGCTTTCCAGCAAAGTCGCTGTTCGCTCGGGCGAGTCGATCGTCATGGGAGGCTTGATACAGGAGCGCGGCACGACTGGCAAGACCGGGGTGCCCATCTTGCACACCATACCGCTCGTGGGTAACTTGTTTGGCACCACCGCTACAGATGGTGCGCGCACTGAACTTCTGGTCGTGATCACTCCGCGCGTCGTACGCTCAGATATCGACATCCGGGAGGTAAGCGAGGATCTCCGTGACCGTTTGCGCGGGTTGCATGGCATGGATCTGCCCGCCTGGACCGACGTTCCTGCGCAAGGCCTGCCGCAGGTCTCGCAGCCTCTCGCGCCTCAGTGA
- the gspM gene encoding type II secretion system protein GspM, with amino-acid sequence MINIAMRQRLVVAATALLLLTPVLGAGAYVVQKHRWAQARLAELEPRYARLKGLQQQQPEIAATLEQARALRSQLVYPASADANQTGNLAQQQVRDLFTTAGLQILSSQVMPAKERNGFDSIPLLVRVEGEWSAVQAALAVLGGQKPVILINDLDIQLPTTLANMVHAKIQPRLSVTFNLAVLRERA; translated from the coding sequence GTGATCAACATCGCCATGAGGCAGAGACTGGTGGTCGCCGCCACCGCATTGCTGCTGCTCACCCCGGTCCTCGGAGCGGGCGCGTACGTGGTCCAGAAGCACCGCTGGGCGCAGGCGCGGCTGGCCGAGCTGGAGCCGCGCTACGCACGCTTGAAAGGCTTGCAGCAGCAACAGCCAGAGATCGCTGCCACGCTCGAGCAGGCGCGCGCTCTGCGCAGCCAGCTTGTCTACCCGGCAAGCGCCGACGCCAATCAGACCGGCAACCTGGCCCAGCAGCAGGTGCGCGACCTGTTCACGACGGCGGGGCTGCAGATCCTCAGCAGTCAGGTCATGCCGGCCAAGGAGCGCAACGGCTTTGACAGCATTCCGCTGTTGGTGCGCGTGGAGGGCGAGTGGAGCGCGGTGCAGGCGGCGCTGGCAGTGCTGGGCGGTCAAAAGCCCGTGATCCTGATCAACGACCTGGACATTCAGTTGCCGACGACGCTGGCCAACATGGTGCATGCCAAGATCCAGCCCCGCCTGTCGGTCACCTTCAACTTGGCAGTGCTGCGGGAGCGCGCATGA
- a CDS encoding PilN domain-containing protein — protein MASLSSDARLFGVDLQDLWREVRMSWQHALGRAPLVWLRPAVPIVLLTAGGERVLWTGDEHRPAGEQGAAASGLMAVELPEDMVLRRSLSLPVMTAADRSSALELEARTHSPFARDDLVWGSRVGAPGGGVQQAELVLASRQQIAQHLAALQGHASIALPAPEDLEVWALSWALSAAQGLPIVLTGYGERRRRAVVQRQSVVNYALLATLAVLLLAMALTPTLQLRQRAIQAVQTFEKVTAQAAPAVHQREQLMRSVEQLNGLSEALATRIEPLRVLERLTRVLPDDTAVQIFKLQGTKVTLTGDTDNASTLLRLLGDQPGISDVKAPTAATRLPGAAKDSYVVEFNVDPQVFGGARVASTVTAPAAAAEPAAATAPTAPPPSASTSPQPAAASPAPPSAGGAPRAVFGGTRAAAPAPAPKDGRP, from the coding sequence ATGGCCTCGCTCTCTTCGGATGCTCGCCTGTTCGGCGTCGACTTGCAGGACCTCTGGCGCGAGGTGCGCATGTCCTGGCAACACGCGCTCGGGCGGGCTCCGCTGGTCTGGCTCAGGCCCGCCGTTCCCATCGTGTTGCTGACAGCCGGCGGCGAGCGTGTGCTGTGGACCGGCGACGAGCACCGGCCTGCGGGCGAGCAGGGCGCTGCGGCCAGCGGGCTGATGGCGGTCGAACTGCCCGAGGACATGGTGCTTCGGCGCAGCCTCTCGCTACCGGTCATGACTGCAGCCGACCGCAGCAGTGCGCTCGAACTCGAAGCGCGCACGCATTCGCCCTTCGCCCGGGACGATCTGGTGTGGGGCAGCCGCGTCGGTGCGCCGGGCGGCGGCGTGCAGCAGGCTGAACTGGTGCTGGCGTCGCGCCAGCAGATCGCCCAGCATCTGGCAGCCCTGCAAGGCCACGCGTCGATCGCCTTGCCGGCGCCCGAGGATCTGGAAGTTTGGGCCCTGTCTTGGGCCCTGTCCGCCGCCCAGGGCCTGCCCATCGTGCTCACGGGTTATGGCGAGCGGCGCAGGCGGGCCGTCGTGCAGCGCCAGAGCGTGGTCAACTATGCGCTGTTGGCAACGCTGGCCGTGCTGCTGCTGGCCATGGCGCTCACGCCGACATTGCAGCTGCGCCAGCGCGCTATCCAGGCGGTCCAGACCTTCGAGAAGGTAACAGCCCAGGCTGCTCCGGCAGTGCACCAGCGCGAGCAGCTCATGCGCTCGGTGGAGCAGCTCAACGGCCTGTCGGAAGCCCTGGCCACGCGCATCGAGCCGCTGCGCGTGCTCGAGCGGCTGACGCGGGTCCTACCCGACGACACGGCCGTGCAGATCTTCAAGCTCCAGGGCACCAAGGTCACCCTGACGGGCGACACCGACAACGCGTCTACCCTGCTGCGCCTGCTCGGTGACCAACCCGGCATCAGCGACGTCAAGGCGCCCACTGCGGCGACGCGTCTGCCAGGCGCTGCCAAGGACTCCTACGTGGTCGAGTTCAATGTGGACCCGCAGGTCTTCGGTGGCGCTCGCGTGGCCAGCACGGTCACGGCCCCTGCCGCGGCCGCCGAGCCGGCAGCTGCTACCGCGCCCACTGCGCCGCCGCCGTCCGCTTCCACTTCGCCGCAGCCCGCGGCTGCCAGCCCTGCGCCGCCATCGGCGGGCGGCGCGCCGCGCGCCGTCTTCGGCGGCACTCGGGCGGCGGCTCCCGCACCCGCCCCGAAGGACGGCAGACCGTGA
- a CDS encoding general secretion pathway protein GspK, with product MPPVVVRRQGRGIVLVAVLWIVAALSIFVAGFSRSAREEARIATSQREAVQGQALGNAAIQLVLQSINARRTPPSALERTVVNYQGTAIEVEVMPLSGLIDLNAAPVPVLANLYRLIGGLPEGAAQALAQATNDVRSHKDGSAVAGFEAPEELLQLPGFTYEAYARLAPFVTADLRGSGRVNPLAAPVEVLAVLAGGDSAAAARIAAARQAAGQNPGTVDTTALDPSAIATTAARRARLNARVPLASGAWQVISMSVEFSARQTDGTPWHVFNVHQAYEPAARSSAF from the coding sequence ATGCCGCCGGTCGTCGTTCGCCGCCAGGGCCGCGGCATCGTGCTGGTGGCGGTGCTGTGGATCGTCGCCGCGCTAAGCATCTTTGTCGCAGGGTTTTCCCGCTCGGCGCGTGAAGAAGCCCGAATAGCCACCAGCCAGCGTGAGGCCGTGCAGGGGCAGGCTCTCGGCAACGCCGCCATCCAGCTTGTGCTGCAGAGCATTAACGCCCGCCGTACGCCGCCTTCGGCGCTCGAGCGCACGGTGGTCAACTATCAGGGCACGGCCATCGAAGTCGAGGTCATGCCGTTGAGCGGCCTGATCGATCTGAATGCGGCGCCGGTGCCCGTTCTTGCCAACCTGTATCGGCTCATCGGTGGTCTGCCCGAAGGCGCCGCGCAGGCCTTGGCTCAGGCGACCAACGATGTGCGCAGCCACAAGGATGGCAGCGCCGTGGCTGGTTTCGAAGCCCCCGAAGAGTTGCTGCAGCTACCCGGCTTCACGTACGAGGCCTATGCTAGACTCGCGCCCTTTGTGACAGCCGACCTGCGCGGCAGTGGGCGGGTCAATCCCCTGGCGGCCCCGGTGGAAGTGCTCGCGGTCCTCGCCGGTGGCGACAGCGCTGCCGCAGCACGCATCGCTGCTGCCCGTCAGGCTGCCGGGCAAAATCCCGGCACGGTCGACACGACGGCGCTTGACCCATCGGCCATCGCCACCACGGCTGCGCGCCGGGCGCGGCTCAACGCCCGGGTGCCTCTGGCATCCGGAGCCTGGCAAGTCATATCCATGAGTGTCGAATTTTCTGCGCGGCAGACCGACGGCACGCCGTGGCACGTATTCAACGTGCACCAGGCCTATGAGCCTGCTGCACGCTCTTCCGCTTTCTGA
- a CDS encoding general secretion pathway protein GspJ, with amino-acid sequence MELLVVLVLVSLVMLGLASTLSGTAQTGERIDARLARADELRVASDFLHEVLGRVSGRKVSMSRDEGSSEYFFAGNAQAMQWLGIMPARHGAGGRYHFRLAVEDVAGASALVVRFTPWVADTVAPDWSQAESYVLVPQLRSLELSYQSVLAEPPVWMAQWADARQLPDRVMVSIDTASGAWPAIVVPMRANPRTDPRGLRAVFGGTR; translated from the coding sequence ATGGAGCTGCTGGTCGTGCTGGTGCTGGTGTCCCTGGTGATGCTGGGCCTGGCGTCCACCCTCAGCGGCACTGCGCAGACGGGCGAGCGCATCGACGCGCGGCTTGCGCGCGCCGATGAGCTGCGCGTGGCCAGCGATTTCCTGCACGAGGTGCTGGGGCGCGTTTCCGGGCGCAAGGTGTCCATGAGCCGCGACGAGGGCAGCAGCGAATACTTCTTCGCCGGCAATGCGCAGGCCATGCAGTGGCTGGGCATCATGCCGGCGCGCCACGGCGCGGGCGGGCGTTACCACTTCAGGCTCGCTGTCGAGGATGTCGCAGGGGCGTCCGCCCTGGTGGTGCGCTTCACGCCTTGGGTGGCCGACACGGTCGCGCCGGACTGGTCGCAGGCCGAAAGCTATGTGCTGGTTCCGCAGCTTCGGTCGCTGGAGCTGAGTTACCAGAGTGTCCTGGCGGAGCCGCCGGTCTGGATGGCGCAGTGGGCCGACGCCCGGCAGCTGCCCGACCGGGTCATGGTCTCGATCGACACCGCCAGCGGTGCGTGGCCTGCGATCGTCGTGCCCATGCGCGCCAACCCACGCACCGACCCGCGCGGCCTGCGTGCGGTCTTCGGAGGGACGCGCTGA
- a CDS encoding type II secretion system protein, with the protein MTRAPARPPARARGFTLLELLVALVIMAMSLAVLYRASGGSVRTVADIERREQALVLARSLLSMRDAVGEGGWSESGVSADFNWSVSTSPYPTEYNGLDIPPLHEVTVAVTWGEGGAARSVQFATLLPQRKPPVLPVIR; encoded by the coding sequence GTGACGCGAGCGCCCGCCCGCCCGCCCGCGCGCGCGCGCGGCTTCACATTGCTGGAACTGCTGGTGGCGCTGGTGATCATGGCCATGTCCCTCGCCGTGCTGTACCGCGCCAGCGGCGGCAGCGTGCGTACCGTGGCCGACATCGAGCGGCGCGAGCAGGCGTTGGTGCTGGCGCGCTCGCTGCTGTCCATGCGCGATGCGGTGGGCGAGGGCGGCTGGAGCGAATCCGGCGTCTCCGCAGACTTCAACTGGAGCGTGAGCACCAGCCCCTATCCCACCGAATATAACGGCCTGGACATCCCGCCGCTGCACGAGGTGACGGTCGCCGTCACGTGGGGCGAGGGCGGCGCTGCGCGCAGCGTCCAGTTCGCCACCCTGCTGCCGCAGCGCAAGCCACCGGTGCTACCGGTCATCCGCTGA
- a CDS encoding pilus assembly FimT family protein, protein MRNHRGFTLVELLVVFAIAALLAALVPTAFDRLRESAEYRSTVRTMMTQLRSARVRAQQERRDVRFVLDLNQRHFGIDGEPLLSLPAALKVRAVVAQGETSPGSVAILFLPQGGATGGSVELLRASGAGTRLRVDWISGRVTQEALLP, encoded by the coding sequence ATGCGCAACCACAGGGGCTTCACCCTGGTCGAGCTGTTGGTGGTGTTCGCCATCGCTGCGCTGTTGGCGGCGCTGGTGCCCACGGCTTTCGACCGCCTGCGCGAGTCCGCCGAGTACCGATCCACCGTGCGCACCATGATGACGCAGCTGCGCAGTGCCCGCGTGCGCGCCCAGCAGGAGCGGCGCGACGTGCGCTTCGTGCTCGACCTGAACCAGCGCCATTTCGGCATCGACGGCGAGCCGCTGCTGAGTCTGCCCGCCGCGCTGAAGGTGCGCGCGGTGGTTGCCCAGGGCGAAACCTCACCCGGTTCGGTGGCCATTCTGTTCCTGCCGCAGGGCGGGGCGACCGGGGGCAGTGTCGAGTTGCTGCGCGCATCGGGCGCCGGCACGCGGCTGCGCGTGGACTGGATCTCCGGCCGCGTCACCCAGGAAGCGCTGCTGCCGTGA
- the gspG gene encoding type II secretion system major pseudopilin GspG, whose translation MTLRSHFQASLRSTARTARASRGFTLIELLVVLAILALLAGLVGPRVLGQLGGAKTKTAAVQIADLDKSLELFKLDVGRYPTTEEGLGALVQKPGNAAGWAGPYLKGSLPPDPWGRPYRYTNSGTAIEILSLGADGAPGGEGENADIRNTP comes from the coding sequence ATGACGCTTCGCTCCCATTTCCAAGCTTCCCTCCGCTCGACCGCCCGCACCGCGCGCGCGTCGCGCGGTTTCACGCTGATCGAACTGCTGGTCGTGCTGGCCATCCTGGCGCTCTTGGCCGGACTGGTCGGCCCGCGTGTGCTGGGCCAGCTCGGTGGCGCCAAGACCAAGACCGCGGCGGTGCAGATCGCCGATCTGGACAAATCGCTGGAGCTCTTCAAGCTCGACGTGGGCCGCTACCCGACCACCGAAGAGGGCCTGGGCGCGCTGGTGCAAAAGCCGGGCAACGCCGCTGGCTGGGCCGGCCCCTACCTCAAGGGCAGCTTGCCCCCGGACCCGTGGGGCCGCCCGTATCGCTACACCAACTCCGGCACCGCCATCGAGATCCTGTCGCTGGGCGCGGATGGCGCTCCAGGCGGCGAGGGCGAGAACGCCGACATCCGCAACACCCCCTGA
- a CDS encoding type II secretion system F family protein has translation MPDFAWRAVGAGGAVREGLLAAPSTAAALRQLRDQGLTPLRLDEAGAGSAPAAPAATAAARPRGRKARGPVNRADVHALTSELAIMLRAGLALDNALRVLIDMSHKPSVGALVQGILDAVKGGAPLSRALAAHPALFNDFYVNMVRSGEVSGQMSAVLDRLVEHMERQRALRESVISATIYPSILLVVAVLSLVGLLGFVVPQFEKLFVDMGDALPLPTRLVMELGQGFRHYGWAIAIGAALAVFLSLRWLRSPRGRAWWQSRLLRLPLIGPLALRYQLTLFSRSLGTLLGNGVPLLTALHIATDTVGNQVLRQALTKVAPIVKEGGKMVQAISSTGIFEPLAINLIRVGEETGRIGTMMLELSNILNREVETGIKRLLTLLEPVLILVLGVLIAAIIVSILLGILSVNDLAA, from the coding sequence ATGCCTGATTTCGCCTGGCGCGCGGTCGGTGCCGGCGGCGCGGTTCGCGAAGGTCTGCTGGCGGCGCCCAGCACGGCCGCGGCGCTGCGCCAGCTGCGCGACCAGGGCCTCACGCCGCTGCGCCTGGACGAGGCCGGCGCCGGCAGCGCTCCCGCGGCACCTGCCGCTACGGCTGCCGCGCGGCCACGCGGGCGCAAGGCGCGCGGCCCGGTCAACCGCGCCGACGTGCACGCGCTCACGTCCGAGCTGGCCATCATGCTGCGTGCCGGGCTGGCCTTGGACAACGCCCTGCGCGTGCTCATCGACATGAGCCACAAGCCCAGCGTCGGTGCGCTGGTGCAGGGCATCCTCGATGCCGTCAAGGGCGGCGCGCCCCTGAGCCGCGCGCTGGCCGCCCACCCGGCGCTGTTCAACGACTTCTACGTCAACATGGTGCGTTCGGGCGAGGTCAGCGGCCAGATGTCGGCCGTGCTGGACCGCCTGGTGGAGCACATGGAGCGCCAGCGCGCCCTGCGCGAGAGCGTCATCTCCGCCACCATCTACCCGTCCATCCTGCTCGTCGTGGCCGTGCTGTCGCTCGTCGGGCTGCTCGGCTTCGTGGTGCCGCAATTCGAAAAGCTGTTCGTCGACATGGGCGACGCGCTGCCCCTGCCTACGCGCCTGGTCATGGAACTCGGCCAGGGCTTTCGGCATTACGGCTGGGCGATCGCCATCGGAGCGGCGCTGGCCGTGTTTCTGTCGCTGCGCTGGCTGCGGTCGCCGCGCGGCAGAGCATGGTGGCAAAGCCGCCTGTTGCGCCTGCCCCTGATCGGGCCGCTGGCGCTGCGCTACCAGCTCACGCTGTTCTCGCGCTCGCTGGGCACCCTGCTGGGCAACGGCGTGCCGCTGCTCACCGCGCTGCACATCGCCACCGACACCGTGGGCAACCAGGTCCTGCGTCAGGCCTTAACCAAGGTGGCTCCCATCGTGAAGGAGGGCGGCAAAATGGTGCAAGCCATCTCCAGCACCGGAATTTTTGAACCTTTGGCCATCAACCTCATCCGAGTCGGGGAAGAAACCGGCCGCATCGGCACCATGATGCTGGAGCTGTCCAACATCCTGAACCGCGAGGTGGAAACGGGCATCAAACGCCTGCTCACCCTGCTGGAGCCCGTGCTGATCCTGGTGCTTGGCGTGCTGATCGCCGCCATCATCGTCTCCATCTTGCTGGGCATCCTGTCCGTCAACGATCTGGCCGCCTGA
- the gspE gene encoding type II secretion system ATPase GspE, which yields MTSITTIDSPLLASALAGPAARQRVGELLVHEGKITARDLERALLAQQEMGGLLGRVLVRLGLVSELDVARTLSRQLGIEYMPPERFPELTPEVDGVLPEFLQAHGVLPLAVQGDEIHVAMAVPQDGFVLKALRLASGKSVVAYLALESAIERALAEPVQESAAADDDGLFGDGLEGGDFIEHLKDLASEAPVIRLVNNLIARVIDLRASDIHLEPFDDGLHVRYRVDGVIHIGETIAPRLSAAVSSRVKLLAHLDIAERRLPQDGRIKTRVKGRELDLRVSTVPTVHGESVVMRVLDRASVRLELDTMGLAPDTLARFNELLARPHGILLVTGPTGSGKTTTLYAALSKIDSEAHKIITVEDPVEYQLEGINQIQVHPQINLTFANALRSILRQDPDIIMIGEMRDGETAQIAVQSALTGHLVLSTLHTNTAAGAVVRMQDMGVESYLITSSVNAILSQRLVRTLCQNCREPFEPGAELLDSTGLRRFTQPGRPLYRAVGCEQCRQSGYRGRTGIHELLVLDEPLRRAVIAGQDANALHNLAAQGGMLSLYEDGLRKVAAGVTTLDEVARVTQDQSDA from the coding sequence ATGACATCCATAACGACCATCGACAGCCCTTTGCTAGCGTCTGCGCTGGCGGGGCCTGCGGCCCGCCAGCGCGTCGGCGAGCTGCTGGTGCACGAAGGCAAGATCACAGCGCGGGATCTGGAGCGTGCACTACTGGCGCAGCAGGAAATGGGCGGCTTGCTCGGGCGCGTGCTTGTGCGTCTGGGTCTTGTGTCCGAACTCGACGTGGCGCGCACCCTGTCGCGTCAGCTGGGCATCGAATACATGCCCCCTGAGCGCTTTCCCGAACTGACGCCGGAGGTGGATGGAGTTTTGCCAGAGTTCCTACAGGCACATGGGGTGCTGCCTCTGGCTGTGCAGGGCGATGAGATCCACGTCGCCATGGCGGTGCCGCAGGATGGTTTCGTGTTGAAGGCGCTGCGACTTGCCAGTGGCAAAAGCGTGGTCGCCTACCTGGCCCTTGAAAGCGCCATTGAGCGTGCATTAGCCGAGCCGGTGCAGGAGTCTGCTGCAGCTGACGACGATGGCCTGTTTGGCGATGGCCTGGAAGGTGGAGATTTCATCGAACACCTCAAGGACCTGGCCAGCGAGGCGCCCGTTATCCGCCTGGTCAACAACCTGATCGCCCGCGTGATCGACCTGCGCGCCTCGGACATCCACCTGGAACCCTTCGATGACGGACTGCATGTGCGCTACCGCGTCGACGGCGTGATCCACATTGGCGAGACCATAGCGCCGCGCCTGTCGGCCGCCGTGAGCTCGCGCGTCAAGCTGCTCGCGCACCTGGACATCGCCGAGCGGCGTCTGCCGCAGGACGGGCGCATCAAGACCCGCGTCAAGGGCCGCGAGCTCGATCTGCGTGTGTCCACCGTCCCCACCGTGCATGGCGAGAGCGTGGTCATGCGCGTGCTCGACCGCGCCAGCGTGCGCCTGGAGCTCGACACCATGGGCCTGGCGCCCGACACGCTGGCACGCTTCAACGAACTGCTGGCGCGCCCCCACGGCATCCTGCTGGTCACCGGGCCGACCGGTTCGGGCAAAACCACCACGCTGTATGCCGCGCTGTCCAAGATCGACTCCGAGGCGCACAAGATCATCACCGTCGAAGACCCGGTGGAGTACCAGCTCGAGGGCATCAACCAGATTCAGGTGCACCCGCAGATCAACCTGACGTTCGCCAACGCCCTGCGCTCCATCCTGCGCCAGGACCCGGACATCATCATGATCGGCGAGATGCGCGACGGCGAGACGGCGCAGATCGCCGTGCAGTCGGCATTGACCGGCCACCTGGTGCTGTCCACGCTGCACACCAATACCGCGGCTGGCGCCGTGGTGCGCATGCAGGACATGGGTGTGGAGAGCTACCTCATCACTTCCTCTGTCAACGCCATCCTGTCGCAACGGCTGGTGCGTACCCTGTGCCAGAACTGCCGCGAGCCCTTCGAGCCCGGCGCCGAGCTGCTGGACAGCACGGGCCTGCGCCGTTTCACCCAGCCCGGCCGTCCCCTGTACCGCGCCGTCGGCTGCGAGCAGTGCCGCCAGTCCGGCTACCGCGGGCGCACTGGCATCCACGAGTTGCTGGTGCTGGACGAGCCGCTGCGCCGCGCCGTGATCGCCGGCCAGGACGCCAATGCGCTGCACAACCTGGCCGCCCAGGGGGGAATGCTCAGCCTGTATGAGGACGGTCTGCGCAAGGTAGCGGCAGGCGTCACCACGCTGGACGAGGTGGCGCGCGTGACGCAGGACCAAAGCGATGCCTGA